In Miscanthus floridulus cultivar M001 chromosome 19, ASM1932011v1, whole genome shotgun sequence, the DNA window atcacgaagaaacgagctcacaaaggtgataggacgctgcacaggacgctgcactagACGCTACAcaagacgctgcaccggacgctccgatcaagaggctcggcaacagcagcgaccggacgctgcaccggacgctgcacaggacgctgcaccggacgctccgatgcatAGAACGCTGCATCGGACGCTGCATAGGACACTGAgtgctagagtccgatcaacatcagtaaggttccagagagccattttcgtgaccggacgcgtctggtcagtgatgaccaaacactggtcagagtccggtcagtagcagaaaagcgggatttcatcctcaacggctactttctcagtggggcttataaatagaccccccaaccggccatttgaggtgggtggagctgaggaaacataccaagggtgttgatacaccattttagtgatctccacttgcatagagcttagtgattcactaggtgattagcgtaggtgctttgcgaagtgcttaggttgattagaccatcgctcatgcgcttgctctaggtttaggtctagtgtttagtgaggtttgtatacctcttaccactcggtgcttgcgcacaccattgttgtatatcggagggacttgaagtcttgtgagatcacaccaaccgtgtttgtggtgtggccgccaccgtgtaccggagggaacaaggcccgcggcatttcggccgaaagcttgatagtgaagacggtggggagcatccgggagaggcttgccgagaggcacgttggagacccacttgcacatggggaaggcctgaggctatccacggagttactcgaccgggagcttggcccttgcgagggattccttgcgaggggctccaacgaggactagggggaagcttgcacacttctcgatacctcggtaaaaataccgaagtcgtcgatgggagtttgcatatctctaccttgctctttagcttccacatttacattgattgaattactccttttgcggtagagatagcaacacactagtaaaaccgtagttgcacatttagatagtttatcttttgcataggttttgcaaaggttagaaaaagaagccatagtttagagttagaattttaagttgcctaattcacccccctcttaggcgtcatggtccactttaattggtatcagagccggttggctcaaatttggacttttggcttaaccgccgttgagccgatgctatttagagtggttgggatagatacctctaggccttcgcactttgacggcactaacttcccttattataaggctagaatggcttgccaccttgaggcggttgatttgggtgtttggagagtcactcgtgatgggatgaaacccattaagaatcccgaaaaacccacaaagagtgatgaaaaagaaatgcatttcaatgctagagctaaaaattgcttgtttgaattatttagcatggatgtgtttaaccaagtgttcactttaaatacggcacatgaaatttggttaaaactccaagagctccatgatggcacaagtaatgtccgtgagcaaaatattgtctagctaaacaaaattatgattcatttacaatgaatgatggtgagcttattcgtgatatgtattctcgtttgaatctaattatcaatgagctccattcaataagattaataaagctagatgatacaGACATTATGAGGAAGaccatctccgtgctaccacaaaagaaatatgcaagcatcatcaccatccttcacaatatggaggacttgagcaccatgaccccaggcatagtcattggcaagatagtggcatttgaaatgtcacgtaagatgggtcaagaagaagcttcttcatcaagcaaaggcaaagctctcgcatgtagcgagaaaaagaagatgaagggcaagcaagttgagacaagctcaagctcaagctcctcaagtgaagatgaagaagaagatgaggacgacgatgatgatgatgaaaattcaagtgatgatgatcaatcttcctcctctacctccgaccttgataaagaatcaatcaaattaatcaacaaggtggagaagatgatccaaaggctcaatatcaagggtgtgcccatccaaattcaagatctcattttcaccaatcaaagaaacgagcaaagaaagagaggatgctatggatgcggcgagttggggcactttgtgaaagtttgtccaaacaagccaacacccaagacaaagaagaaggcatgcaaaaaccaagccctcacatcaataagatcatgggatgattcttcaagtgaagaagaacatcatcacaagaggcgaggccgcaagcactcatcatcaagctcttctcgtgtgtgccttatggcatgaggtaatgaaagctcatcctctagtgagagtgataatgatgatgatatgccttcttatgatgaaattgtgcaacaaaatcttaattatgctaaagtttgcactagtcaataaaagaagctcaaaagtttaaaaaaagctagatagttcacaagaagcatacaaaactttgcttgaacaatatgagaattttgctaatctcaatgttgaactatctactaaaattgagcaacttaaggctagtgcaacaataaatgaatgcataatcaatgatgagcaacttgtaaagaaaaataaaaaattaaaagaaaagttagctagctcacaagatgcttataaaagtttgcttgcaaaaatggaaaccatgtgcaaacattgtgatgagctaactaataaagttgctaatcttaaagtcgttagtacaaccccaccaaggcatctaaaaggaaaagttctatctttaacatgtctaaaaaggatgcctctacttcttgtaatgatttatgtttagactcacctttgtgcaaccaagtttgtgttgagaaagttgttgtagatacatgcacacaagaggttgtaaaggagaatgagcaactcaagcaagaagtagctcgcctcatcaaggacttgactcaagtgaaaggcaaggcgaagcaaacccaacttcatcaagataacactatcaagggagtgaagaagcttgatgaaggacaaaccatggtttgttacgtgtgccacaaggaaggtcacaagtcctatgagtgcaaggtgaagaatgggggaggagcaaagaagaaagagaagaagcaaacaagcaagctctccaacacctacaccaacaaggtggacaagaaggcctccacaccttatctctcttgaagaagaaaaatgacaaggtggtggccatcaaggtgaacaagcaagccaacaaaggggtcaaacgcttttgggtgccaaaggagatcatttccaacatgaggagcaccaagaaggtttggatcctaaaagggaagtaagaagtccaaaggacttcagggaatttggagacttggcaaagcatgggtgcatttcatggggtgcatcatgatggataaaatcattgccaagtaggttaatgaatactatggacccaaattccccttcccatgttaggtaactagatgttattactttcaatTGGTACTTCCTTCAAgcggtatttcttacaaattggtatctttaagcatctagttacttttcattcctaggtttgtatttgcatgcttatatcttttatcatgcatacactaggtatttcatatggtaggcttgctcggttttattctTATTTCTTGGAGCAATCATACATGGTTTTAAATTGTTTTGGAGCATGGTACATAGCTtttccttcaattgttcatctaatatgtgccaaagtccaaattgtagataatttctcctgaatatcgccttcgaaaatgactctcacattcatgtgatgacatttttcaagtggtattttttattctaaaatcaatgtgcatgtttcctacaagtaatccatacttgtgtgcacaaatttagggggaggttaatctataagttggatgctttgagactaacaccttttcaagcttatcatatgtgtagtagtctcattacaaggaaaatagagtccctagagttaagcatcatactttaaatatccagcaccgattgcaagtggtagaaatcaaattgattcctacatgtggtatttctaaaccaatatcatcatgttgatttcattttgatatttatatgctttctccgtgcattatatagattaaattcccttgtgcaatactttgccaattatgcatatgttttgccttctatcatatgtatgcatatatttagggggagcttaatctatataatgtgagagccaaatcttgtgacctattccactctacatacaaaggatcacaaagtttgaccctcccttgtgctactaatatcttccttttcggtgtttaattctaaagggggagaatttagaggaccaaaagcaagcattaatttttagaaatggtccgagaaagggaggatagtggattatggattagcctatgtaatggggagaatttgtaggaagcaaggcttaaatccataataccatatggggacatttgcaagggcaagataagtttttatataatcttacaagtagtatcttttagcatcatataatcttgccccttgcattacatcctagcaagtaggtagtttttaaatttcaaaattctattatttacttgctttggtcgtgttgtcatcaatcaccaaaagggggagattgtaaggaaaatagaccctaggcccattcactttggattttgatgtttgatgaccaacacaaccaaattggactaatgaatttgcaagtgattattttgtagtttaataggatgcaagacgtgacttggacgaaagcaacgtgatgatccgatgatcaacaccataaacaagaccttagaagcacaagagaagacccaagatatcaagcaaagtccaagcacgaagataagaaccaagccggacacaagatcatgaagaaacgagctcacagaggtgacaggacgctgcacaggacgctccgatgcaTAGGACACTGCACCGAACGCtccaatcaagaggctcggcaacaacagagtcaacagcagcgatgggacgctgcaccggacgctgcaccggatgctTCGATGCACAGGATGCTGCACCGAACGCTACAtaggacgctgagtgccagagtctggtcaacatcagtaaggtttcagagagccattttcgtgaccggacgcgtccggttagtgctgaccggacgctggtcagagtctggtcagtagcagaaaagcgagatttcatccctagcggctactttctcaatggggcttataaatagaccccccaaccggccatttgaggtgggtggagctgaggaaacatatcaagggtgttgatacaccattttagtgatctctacttgcatagagcttagtgattcactaggtgattagcgtaggtgctttgcgaagtgcttaggttgattagaccatcgctcatgcgcttgctctaggtttaggcctagtgtttagtgaggtttgcatacctcttaccactcggtgtttgcgcgcaccattgttgtacatcggagggacttgaagtcttgcgagatcacaccaaccacgtttgtggtgtggccgccacctgtaccagagggaacaaggcccgcggcgtttcggtcggaagcttgatagtgaagacggcgaggagcatccgggagaggcttgccgagaggcacgtcggagacccacttgcgcgtggggaaggcccgaggctatccacgaagttaccagaccgggagcttggcccttgcgagggattccttacgaggggctccaacgaggactaggtggaagcttacgcgcttctcgatacctcggtaaaaatatcggagtcgtcgacgggagtttgcatatctctaccttgctctttagcttccgcatttacattgattgaattactccttttgcggtagagatagcaacacactagcaaaaccgtagttgcacatttagatagtttatcttttgcatatgttttgcaaagTTTAGAAAAAaaagccatagtttagagttagaattttaagttgcctaattcaccccccttaggcgtcacggtccactGCAATAGGGAAGAAATCAATACACTTTTAATGTCGAATAGGGATTCATAGAAATAAAAAAGATTGGATAGAATCTTTCTTTGGTGTTAAGATAGTAGCTATGAATAACCATGAATAGTAGTTCTATTGGGACAGAAGAATATCGAGTCATACAACTATATGCTTTGTCGATATCTATTCTAGAAGGATAATTAGGTGGATTTGTTTTCGTACCATTTCAGTCAAGATTATATTAATAGTCATCAATCCAGTTGGTTTTAAAAGTAGACCATTTGAGCGACTAGACACCCCAAATGGTCTGTTTTGAAAAAGGAATATGAGTAAAAATTATTCATAATGTTCAGTGAAATTAGTCGAAAACAAAAGAAAACCATCGAGCCgttcaaaaaaaagagaaaaccaTCAAAGACTAATTCAGATCTCTTTTTTTATAATACGTATCTGTATTACTAGACAAGGGCAACGTACAAAGACACAAGCAAATACAGATACGAGGGTACAGGATACGGAGACAGCTGTCCCAACGAACTTGCACAGAAGCCCCTATAGAAAATACAAATCACATCCCTGGCCACTGTGCACATCGTTCTCATTGGCGAACTCCACCTCTGTCCATTTCCAGCGCAGGGAACACCCACCGCTACCCAGTTCTGGAGGAACCCCATCGCATAGTAGCTTTGAAATGAGCTGCAGTAGACACCTGACGCTGAGGCCGGGTTGATTCTGTCGTTGAAGAAGCATCGGCCGGGGACGCACCCCGAGTTCCACCGACCATGTATCACAGCTCGTCGTCGACTCACGCCGAGGGAGGCTCGAGCTCGATCCACTCTCCAGCCAGCCGCATCACCCGTAATTGTGGTTGCACCCTTGACGAAACGCGTCCCCGGCACCGCCGCCTCCCTGAGACGATGGAACGACAATCCTCGTGGACTCCTGTACAGGAGCCGGCAAAGCCGGACTCCACCTCCACACGCTCGTCGCCAGCACCGGAGTAGAGTGTTGCCGAGACGGGTAAGAGCGCGAGAAGACCTTATTCCTTGACGTCGCCGCCGCCGAACACCAGACCCTACACCTAGAGGGACCTATCTACACTGCCGGACGGAGATCCACTCATTCCCCTCGGAGACGAGGAAGAATGGTGGTCTCGCCGGCGGGAGCACCTGTTTCTCTCACCGCCTCCGCGGTCGCCTGGAGAATAGTCTTTTGTTTTTGAGCAAAACTAATTCACATCTGTTCCTAATTTAGAAGGGGAAAAAAGTAATATCTTAGTGGCCCACCTTGGCCCAGAGTCTTCCGTGGGCTGTGTAGAGCCCGAGCAGTCCCATCCGTAAGTCCTACTGGGCCGCTGGCCCAAGCACACCCAAGCTCCATTTCCCTTTCCCAAATGCCCCGCTCGGACAAAACGAAACCGAAAAAAGGCAGAGCAGGGAGCTCTGCTTTTCCCAACGGGCAGAAGGAAGAAGACCACCAGGAATAAAAAAGAGGCGTGGTGGTGGGCAGTGGGCTGACAGGGACAGTGCCCACCCCACACCCATGGCCCCCTCCTAACGGTCTCGCTAGCAGCAGCGACCCCGAAGCAGCCTCCCCCTCCCCCATCACCGAGGAGAGAGAAGCCTGCCGCCGCTCGACCGCCCCACATGGCCACCGCGCTCGGTGGGGGGGCCCACCCCACCGCCGACGCCATGGAGGTCGACCCGCCGCGCGCCTCCGCCGACGAGAAGGTGAGTGCGCGCTTCACTTCATCTCCGCGCTCGCCTcggcggggaggggaggggacCTCCGCGGTCTAGGGGCTATGGCTGCTTGCTTCCCCTCCTGTGTGGATCTGCCTATGCGCCGCAGATCTGCTTGCTGCGGCGTTCTCGGCTCCCTGGATGCGGTCCTGGTTCTGGTCTATCTGCGATATCTGTGCTGCTGCTTCTCAGAATTTGGGATGCTTGCCCCCCGCCTTTTCTTAGGATTTGGATGTAGATGGCGTCTCGTTGTTGACCGTTAGAGCTAGCTGTGGTAGCTTTGCTTTCCGGGGAGGGAACCTGCTGCTCAATGCTGTCTCCTCTCGGGGCAACTTTGCGTGTGCGCCATTCTAGCGTTCCCACTCTCGTGTTGCTTTGGATCGTGTCTAAAGCCAGGCGGGATGTGTTCTACAAGTTGTCTTGTAGCTACAGTTCAGTTACCGGTTTTGATGTTTGACTTTAGTTGGGGTTCATGTGAAGTGGCAGTTGGCTTGGCTGTTACATGTCTGTCCAAAGTTTTCCATAGCCTGCTCAGCTGTCGCGATCTAGTGGGTTTCTTTGGATTGTAAGTTTGTAACTTGTACCTTAGTTGCTTGCATATGGATTCAATGAATCGGAAATGCATGgtggttttaagtgcatatttatGCTACTTTTGGTAATGTGGCATCAACTAGGCATACATGTAGTGGTATTTTGGTTTGTTCACTCAAGGGGCAATGTTATCCTGCTGTGCTGGTGCTTGCTAATGTTGCTGCCACAAACCTGGAGAAGCAGCGAATGTTAATGCCAAAGTACCTCACCTAGTTCATCTAACTCCTTTTTTTTATTGCTTTGATGCTGCCCCATTTTTTGATTATGTCTCACCTGTACTTTGTGTTACATAACAGCATGTCGCCACTATCATGGGGGGAAGTGATGCAGTGACAGGCCATATAATATCGACCACGATTGGGGGAAAGAATGGTGAACCAAAAAGGGTAGGTTTTGGAGAAAGAAATTCGCTTCAGCTTACTGAATTACATGATGACGATAATAACATTCTAACTTAGCTTTTGATTTGGTGCCCTTTAGACCATTAGCTATATGGCCGAGCGAGTTGTTGGAACTGGATCATTTGGGGTTGTCTTCCAGGTTAGATAGTTTCTTTTTCTCCAACTTGGCATAGTTTTTTTTCTCACTTTGGCTCGTATTTTGTTGATGGTGTGTGTGCATAAATTCAGGCAAAATGCATTGAGACTGGTGAAACTGTTGCAATTAAGAAGGTTCTACAGGACAAAAGATACAAGAATAGGGAGTTACAAGTAATGCGATCGATTGACCATTGCAATGTCATTTCCCTGAAGCATTGTTTCTTTTCTACCACAAGTAGGGATGAACTTTTCCTTAACTTAGTCATGGAGTTTGTTCCAGAGTCACTTTATCGTGTTCTGAAACACTACAAAGACATGAAGCAGAGGATGCCCCTTATATATGTTAAATTGTACATGTACCAGGTGGGTAGTGCTAGAATTGCATGCTATCTTAATATGCATGTGCTAGAAAGAGGTGTTTTAAACTTCTAATATTATTTACATTTTTCGTATCTTGTGCAGATATTACGGGGATTAACTTATATTCATACTGTACCAGGAGTTTGTCACCGAGATATTAAGCCTCAGAATATTTTGGTATGCTGGTTTAGTGTTTTTTATGCTAAGCATGTGCCTGTTCCTGATCCTGACTTGTTCATGATGTTCAGTTGGAAAATGCTGACCTTCTCTTTTTCTTATTGTTTGATAGGTGGATCCTCTTTCGCACCAAGTCAAGGTTTGCGACTTCGGAAGTGCTAAAATCTTGGTATGTACATGCTCTAATGATAACAGCAAGAAATATGATCTTTTTATTTCAAAACCTTTTTTATAGGATTGAAACTGATAAGACACAAAAGTGAATAAATTTGCACATGCTAATTTGTATGCCATGAAATGGTTGATGGGACTCTAGCATGGATGGCATGCTGATTCATATGCTTGAATGTCTCTATTTATTTTTCTAAGTTAGATCGAGACAGTGGGAACAGTATGATTCTTGCTTAATGTAATTTTAGCTGTATAAGGGCTTGTTCTTTTGAAAAACCTGTGGATTGGAGGGTATGGGCAGGAGATTTAAGGACCTCCAATCTGGAGGGGACTAAATGCCATGCCCCATACCCTCCAATCCCCATTGGGAAGGGGATTAACCGAACAAGCTGCAAGGGACGTCTTTAATTAGTATCGAATCATGGACTTAGAAACCTTGTTGGGCTGAGTTATAAATATTAAGGATGTGCGAACTAAATTTGgatttctttgattctttcagTTGAAAAACCTTCAGCATTAACACTCTGATCCTGTGGATTCAGCTGACCTCATAGCCTTATTTGATATTTTAGCAAAATCAATCCAACTTAATATGAATTCTGAACTTTACTCAATGATATTATGATAACATTCTTGTAAAAAAATGATACTATGATATCATTGGGAACTCAAGGTTAAACTTTACATAACAATTTGCTGAGTTGTATGAATTGAAAGTAGTATTGTGTGGCGTTAGCAGGTTTCTCTGTGCAAGGTTACTATGAAAAACCTTTTTTCTATCCTTCCATTGATAAACTTTGTTCTAGATAAAATGCTAAATCCAACTTTGAGTACTTcatcccaaaataagtgcacatctcgCTTATCGAGAAGTCGTCTgactaaatatatacaaaaacatactaatatttatgatgcataACAAGTATTATTAGATAGGTcgtggaatatactttcataatatacttattttgagatacaaatgttgatactatttcCTATATACCTAGACAAATTTTAAAAAGGTTTGACTCCTTGAGAAGCAAGGTGTGCATTTAtttggggacggagggagtactctcCAAACATTTTGCATCCTAGTACTTCTctgattttttttggaaaaagtctacttaactcccccacctatcaaccatggtctacttcaccgcccaaactataaaaccgtctattttaccccctgaacttttcaaaaccgtctattttaccccctcgggcggttttcgacggtggttttgctacagtaatggtGGTTTGCTACGCTACCTGTGGtttcacctttttctttttttatttattttcgctgaatctttgaaaaatcatagtaaatcatagaaaaatcataaaatggaaaatccaattttgttggactccacatgagtagatctacatagttaacATATAATGTGGGGACCTATaatgtggtatgctttagtacaaaggttttgctgtacctttagattaattgaaaaatctaattttgtctgtaattaattggaatttatctataactaagttatacatggtccaatgagtacgaaattcttactatagttcaagcatacaataattagcctaccataaaaatttcaccataattggacaacAGAAGCTGCAACTATGAattgttccaattaattacagacaaaattggatttttcaattaatctaaaactacaacaaaaattttgtactaaagcatatcatattatatgttcattgtgtagatctactcatgtggagtccaacaaaattagattttccattttataatttttctgtgatttactatgattttttaaagattcaccagaaataaataaaaaagaaaaagaaaaccaccatcactatagcaaaaccaccgttactgtagcaaaccaccgtcgaaaaccgccaggggggtaaaatagatggttttaaaaagttcatggggtaaaata includes these proteins:
- the LOC136529674 gene encoding shaggy-related protein kinase GSK4 isoform X2 — its product is MATALGGGAHPTADAMEVDPPRASADEKHVATIMGGSDAVTGHIISTTIGGKNGEPKRTISYMAERVVGTGSFGVVFQAKCIETGETVAIKKVLQDKRYKNRELQVMRSIDHCNVISLKHCFFSTTSRDELFLNLVMEFVPESLYRVLKHYKDMKQRMPLIYVKLYMYQILRGLTYIHTVPGVCHRDIKPQNILVDPLSHQVKVCDFGSAKILIKGEANISYICSRYYRAPELIFGATEYTTSIDIWSAGCVLAELLLGQPLFPGENAVDQLVEIIKVLGTPTREEIRCMNPNYTEFKFPQIKACPWHKIFHKRMPPEAMDLVSRLLQYSPNLRCSALEACAHSFFDELREPHARLPNGRPFPPLFNFKQELANAPQELISRLLPEHARRHSGFGSLFGSGQ
- the LOC136529674 gene encoding shaggy-related protein kinase GSK4 isoform X1, whose translation is MATALGGGAHPTADAMEVDPPRASADEKHVATIMGGSDAVTGHIISTTIGGKNGEPKRTISYMAERVVGTGSFGVVFQAKCIETGETVAIKKVLQDKRYKNRELQVMRSIDHCNVISLKHCFFSTTSRDELFLNLVMEFVPESLYRVLKHYKDMKQRMPLIYVKLYMYQILRGLTYIHTVPGVCHRDIKPQNILVDPLSHQVKVCDFGSAKILIKGEANISYICSRYYRAPELIFGATEYTTSIDIWSAGCVLAELLLGQPLFPGENAVDQLVEIIKVLGTPTREEIRCMNPNYTEFKFPQIKACPWHKIFHKRMPPEAMDLVSRLLQYSPNLRCSALEACAHSFFDELREPHARLPNGRPFPPLFNFKQEQTHRRSLSAGCYQSMLDDIQDLVPYLGVDSRRGDVWKCRF